A single genomic interval of Lathyrus oleraceus cultivar Zhongwan6 chromosome 7, CAAS_Psat_ZW6_1.0, whole genome shotgun sequence harbors:
- the LOC127105392 gene encoding uncharacterized protein LOC127105392 isoform X2: protein MGGACSRKQEQDDEDNLSRGFSKKYCKCGSLKWWTSSFSYPSMDLRAQKGECPSLLDLCVQKISEDLDRHNTFSMLPRDISQQILNNLVYSRRLTSGSLEAFRDCALQDLYLGEYAGVDDSWMDVISSQGSSLLSVDLSGSDVTDFGLTYLKDCQSLISLNLNYCDQISDHGLDYISGLSNLTCLSFRRNDSISAQGMSAFSSLVNLVKLDLERCPGIHGGIVHLQGLTKLESLNMKWCNCITDSDMKPLSELANLICLEISCSKVTDFGISFLRGLQKLVLLNLEGCLVSSACLDSLAELPALSNLNLNRCNISDRGCEKFSRLEMLKVLNLGFNDIGDTCLAHLKALSKLESLNLDSCKIGDEGLVNLAGHKQLICLELSDTEVGNNGLEHLSGLSNLEKINLSFTAVSDSGLRKLCGLSSLKSLNLDAYQITDAGLATLTSLTGLTDLDLFGARITDVGTTYLKMVD from the exons ATGGGTGGAGCGTGTTCTCGGAAGCAAGAGCAGGATGATGAAGATAATCTTAGTAGAGGATTTTCAAAGAAATATTGCAAATGCGGGAGTTTGAAATGGTGGACATCATCGTTTTCTTATCCATCCATGGATTTACGCGCACAAAAGGGAGAATGTCCATCACTGCTGGACTTGTGTGTCCAGAAAATAAGCGAG GATTTGGATAGACATAACACATTTTCTATGCTGCCACGTGATATAAGTCAGCAAATTTTAAATAATTTGGTCTACTCTCGTCGTCTTACTAGTGGTTCTCTTGAAGCTTTTAGAGATTGTGCTCTCCAG GATCTGTACTTGGGAGAATATGCCGGTGTTGATGATTCTTGGATGGATGTCATCTCATCTCAGGGTTCATCTTTACTCTCGGTAGATCTTTCTGGATCTGATGTCACTGATTTTGGATTGACTTACCTTAAAGATTGTCAAAGTCTCATTTCCTTAAATCTAAATTACTGTGACCAAATTTCAGATCATGGACTGGATTATATCAGTG GTCTGTCGAACTTGACATGTTTGAGTTTTAGAAGAAATGATTCAATATCGGCTCAAGGAATGAGTGCCTTCTCTAGTCTTGTTAACTTGGTCAAGTTGGATTTGGAGAGATGTCCTGGGATTCATGGAGGCATTGTCCATCTTCAAG GTTTAACTAAGTTGGAATCTCTCAATATGAAGTGGTGTAATTGCATAACAGATTCCGATATGAAGCCTCTATCAG AACTTGCAAACTTGATATGTCTAGAGATTTCATGTAGTAAAGTCACTGATTTTGGCATCAGTTTTCTAAGAG GATTACAGAAGCTTGTCCTGTTGAATCTTGAAGGGTGCCTTGTATCATCTGCATGCTTGGATTCTCTTGCAG AGCTTCCTGCACTGTCAAATTTGAATCTAAATAGATGCAATATTTCTGACAGAGGGTGTGAAAAGTTTTCGA GACTGGAAATGTTGAAAGTATTAAACTTGGGATTTAATGACATAGGAGATACATGTTTAGCTCATTTGAAAG CATTGTCAAAGTTGGAGAGCTTGAACCTTGATTCATGTAAGATTGGTGATGAAGGATTGGTGAACTTGGCAG GTCATAAGCAATTGATCTGCTTGGAATTGTCTGATACGGAAGTTGGAAACAATGGCCTAGAGCATTTATCAG GATTGTCTAATCTGGAGAAAATAAATCTGTCCTTCACTGCTGTTAGTGATAGCGGTTTAAGGAAATTGTGTGGACTCTCATCTCTTAAGTCGCTTAATTTGGATGCTTACCAAATTACAGATGCTGGACTGGCAACCCTTACAA
- the LOC127105393 gene encoding 2-methoxy-6-polyprenyl-1,4-benzoquinol methylase, mitochondrial gives MAFGTVTKRFGNKLFPALSSTPRLLHSHATSFGFKHVNEEEKARMVGDVFTSVAASYDTMNDLMSAGLHRLWKERLVSMLNPFPGMKHLDVAGGTGDVAFRILDNINRVKQRRLPNAFKVSLESETQIYVCDINPNMLNVGKQRATEKGYGEDGSLVWVEGNAESLSFQNDSMDGYTIAFGIRNVTHIEKVLSEAHRVLKPGGRFLCLELSHVSLPIFKELYDLYSFSVIPRIGEMVAGDRESYQYLVESIRRFPPQEKFASMIADAGFQKVEYENLVGGVVAIHSGLKI, from the exons ATGGCTTTCGGAACAGTCACTAAAAGGTTCGGGAATAAACTTTTTCCAGCATTATCTTCCACTCCCAGGCTACTACACTCTCATGCCACCAGTTTCG GTTTCAAACATGTTAACGAAGAAGAAAAGGCGCGCATGGTCGGTGATGTGTTTACGAGTGTTGCTGCTAGTTATGATACCATGAATGATCTAATGAGTGCTGGATTGCATAGACTATGGAAAGAAAG GCTAGTTTCCATGTTGAATCCTTTTCCTGGAATGAAGCATCTTGATGTGGCTGGGGGCACAG GGGATGTTGCTTTTAGAATCTTGGATAACATAAACAGAGTTAAGCAGAGAAGGCTTCCAAACGCTTTTAAAGTTTCTCTAGAGTCAGAAACTCAGATATATGTATGCGACATTAACCCAAACATGTTGAATGTTGGCAAACAGCGGGCCACTGAGAAGG GTTATGGAGAGGACGGTTCCCTTGTATGGGTGGAGGGAAATGCTGAAAGCTTGAGTTTTCAAAATGATTCAATGGATGGTTACACTATTGCATTTGGGATAAGAAATGTCACACACATCGAGAAAGTTCTTAGCGAAGCTCATAG GGTATTGAAACCCGGCGGCAGGTTCCTTTGCCTCGAACTAAGCCATGTTAGTCTTCCAATATTTAAAGAACT GTATGACTTATATTCTTTCTCGGTTATTCCACGCATAGGAGAGATGGTTGCCGGCGATCGAGAGTCCTATCAGTACTTAGTAGAGAGTATCCGGCGTTTCCCCCCACAG GAAAAATTTGCGTCAATGATTGCTGATGCAGGGTTCCAAAAAGTAGAGTATGAGAATCTAGTTGGGGGAGTGGTTGCCATCCACTCAGGGCTGAAAATCTGA